TGCCCGTTACCGGTATTTTATCGCTGAGGCCCTGGGGGTCTCCCCTCGGGATGTCCAGGCCCTGGTTATGGGGATCCACGGAGATCACATGTTGCCCCTGGTGAGGCTGGCCAATGTGGTCGGGATCCCGGTGACCGAGCTCCTGCCCGCGGAGAAGATCGCCGAGATCGTGGAGCGCACCCGCAAGGGCGGGGGAGAAATCGTTTCCTATCTCAAGACCGGAAGCGCCTTTCTCACTCCGGGGCTTTCGGCGGTGGAAATGGCCCAGGCCGTACTGCGGGATGAAAAGCGGGTGCTTACCTGCTCGGTCTGGCTCCAGGGGGAGTTTGGTTTTTCGGAGGTCTTTATCGGGGTCCCGGTGGTTCTGGGGAAAGGGGGGATGGAGCGCATCCTGGAATTTGAGCTCACCGAGGAAGAACGCCGGGCCCTCAAAAAGTCCGTAGAGGCCGTCCGTTTGCAGATGGCCCTTACCGGGCTTTAGGGCTTGCCCCGGGGGGAAGTTTTTGCTATGAGGGATCAAATACCAAGAAAGGAGGTCGGCCGGTGCGTAGAGAATTGCTGTTTGTCCTCTTTATAGGGTTGTTGGTGGCTCCCCTGGCAGGGGGCTGGGCCTCTTCTGGGGACGAGGACCTGCGGGCCATGGTGCAGCAACTCCTTCGGGAGGTCCAGGAATTGAAGAAGGAAAATGCGCAACTCAAGAGCGAGATC
This portion of the Thermosulfurimonas marina genome encodes:
- the mdh gene encoding malate dehydrogenase, whose protein sequence is MAKLAIIGAGAVGTAAAHWAAVKAVAEEIVLIDIVPDLAKGKALDLAQGAPVEGFSARIWGTEDFSALSGSEVVILTAGRPRKPGMSREDLLKSNLEIVRSCAEAVREFAPECVLIVVTNPIDAMVYAAFRVTGFPRERVLGMAGVLDSARYRYFIAEALGVSPRDVQALVMGIHGDHMLPLVRLANVVGIPVTELLPAEKIAEIVERTRKGGGEIVSYLKTGSAFLTPGLSAVEMAQAVLRDEKRVLTCSVWLQGEFGFSEVFIGVPVVLGKGGMERILEFELTEEERRALKKSVEAVRLQMALTGL